One region of Corvus moneduloides isolate bCorMon1 chromosome 33, bCorMon1.pri, whole genome shotgun sequence genomic DNA includes:
- the LOC116437152 gene encoding serine/threonine-protein kinase pim-1-like isoform X1: MPGRAMRPARPRPRAGLRPPRPRASRRGLASARLLPYWRWRCWAGISACLLGSIASLWPRLARLRPRPRPRPRRRPRLLPGPAEDTDGAAAPAASAAPSPVRALPLGSAAPAPEPPVSPSKEATSGDTRPGAVEEQPGAVSGPGPSADSRVSPAGKAQQGLTERYRVGSLLGRGGFGSVFAATRLSDGAPVAIKRVPRNRIRHWGELPDGTSAPLEVVLLDKVSTGFPGVVQLLEWLELPNNVVLVMERPEHSEDLLHFIRAQGFLSEEVARELFRQVLEAVRHCTSCGVLHRDLKPENILVDLATGQAKLIDFGCGTHLQDTAYTRFAGTPSYSPLEWNRFGWYYGEAATVWSLGIVLHQMVCGQHPFPKGRNISWGQLSLPQRLSQDCKELIRWCLSLHSLDRPSLEDLSCDPWLQHIHHP, encoded by the exons ATGCCAGGCCGGGCCATgcgcccggcccgcccccggccccgggcggggctgcgccctccccgcccccgggcGTCCCGCCGCGGTCTCGCCTCCGCCCGGCTCTTGCCCTACTGGCGGTGGCGCTGCTGGGCGGGCATCAGTGCCTGCCTCTTGGGCAGCATTGCCAGCCTCTGGCCTCGGCTGGCCCGActccggccccggccccggccccggccccggcgccggccccggctcctcccgggACCCGCCGAGGACACAGAcggcgcggccgctcccgccgcgtCCGCGGCCCCTTCCCCGGTCCGAGCTCTTCCGCTCGGCAGCGCGGCCCCCGCCCCCGAGCCGCCGGTGTCCCCTTCGAAAGAGGCAACATCTGGGGATACCCGGCCCGGGGCGGTTGAGGAGCAGCCGGGGGCCGTTTCTGGCCCCGGGCCGAGCGCTGACAGCCGCGTCTCGCCGGCAGGGAAGGCGCAGCAGGGCCTGACGGAGCGCTACCGGGTGGGTTCGCTGCTGGGGCGCGGCGGCTTCGGCAGCGTCTTCGCGGCGACGCGGCTCTCGGACGGCGCCCCG GTGGCCATCAAACGGGTGCCACGGAACCGCATCCGTCATTGGGGCGAGCTG CCCGACGGCACCAGCGCACCACTCGAGGTCGTGCTGCTGGACAAGGTGTCCACCGGCTTCCCTGGTGTGGTGCAGCTCCTCGAGTGGCTCGAGCTCCCCAACAACGTGGTGCTGGTGATGGAGCGGCCGGAGCACTCTGAGGACCTGCTTCATTTCATTCGAGCGCAGGGCTTCCTGTCCGAGGAGGTGGCACGGGAGCTGTTCCGCCAGGTCCTGGAGGCCGTGCGGCACTGCACCAGCTGCGGGGTCCTTCACAGGGACCTAAAACCAGAGAACATCCTGGTTGACCTGGCCACCGGCCAGGCCAAATTGATTGATTTTGGCTGCGGCACCCACCTGCAAGACACAGCCTACACCCGCTTTGCAG GAACACCATCGTACAGCCCACTGGAATGGAACCGTTTTGGCTGGTACTACGGCGAGGCAGCGACCGTCTGGTCCCTGGGCATCGTGCTGCACCAGATGGTCTGCGGGCAGCACCCGTTCCCGAAGGGCCGGAACATCAGCTGGGGCCAGCTGTCGCTCCCACAACGGCTCTCTCAAG ACTGCAAGGAGCTGATCAGATGGTGTCTGTCCCTGCACTCCTTGGACAGGCCCTCATTAGAAGACCTGTCCTGTGATCCTTGGCTGCAGCATATTCATCATCCGTAG
- the LOC116437152 gene encoding serine/threonine-protein kinase pim-1-like isoform X2, translated as MPGRAMRPARPRPRAGLRPPRPRASRRGLASARLLPYWRWRCWAGISACLLGSIASLWPRLARLRPRPRPRPRRRPRLLPGPAEDTDGAAAPAASAAPSPVRALPLGSAAPAPEPPVSPSKEATSGDTRPGAVEEQPGAVSGPGPSADSRVSPAGKAQQGLTERYRVGSLLGRGGFGSVFAATRLSDGAPPDGTSAPLEVVLLDKVSTGFPGVVQLLEWLELPNNVVLVMERPEHSEDLLHFIRAQGFLSEEVARELFRQVLEAVRHCTSCGVLHRDLKPENILVDLATGQAKLIDFGCGTHLQDTAYTRFAGTPSYSPLEWNRFGWYYGEAATVWSLGIVLHQMVCGQHPFPKGRNISWGQLSLPQRLSQDCKELIRWCLSLHSLDRPSLEDLSCDPWLQHIHHP; from the exons ATGCCAGGCCGGGCCATgcgcccggcccgcccccggccccgggcggggctgcgccctccccgcccccgggcGTCCCGCCGCGGTCTCGCCTCCGCCCGGCTCTTGCCCTACTGGCGGTGGCGCTGCTGGGCGGGCATCAGTGCCTGCCTCTTGGGCAGCATTGCCAGCCTCTGGCCTCGGCTGGCCCGActccggccccggccccggccccggccccggcgccggccccggctcctcccgggACCCGCCGAGGACACAGAcggcgcggccgctcccgccgcgtCCGCGGCCCCTTCCCCGGTCCGAGCTCTTCCGCTCGGCAGCGCGGCCCCCGCCCCCGAGCCGCCGGTGTCCCCTTCGAAAGAGGCAACATCTGGGGATACCCGGCCCGGGGCGGTTGAGGAGCAGCCGGGGGCCGTTTCTGGCCCCGGGCCGAGCGCTGACAGCCGCGTCTCGCCGGCAGGGAAGGCGCAGCAGGGCCTGACGGAGCGCTACCGGGTGGGTTCGCTGCTGGGGCGCGGCGGCTTCGGCAGCGTCTTCGCGGCGACGCGGCTCTCGGACGGCGCCCCG CCCGACGGCACCAGCGCACCACTCGAGGTCGTGCTGCTGGACAAGGTGTCCACCGGCTTCCCTGGTGTGGTGCAGCTCCTCGAGTGGCTCGAGCTCCCCAACAACGTGGTGCTGGTGATGGAGCGGCCGGAGCACTCTGAGGACCTGCTTCATTTCATTCGAGCGCAGGGCTTCCTGTCCGAGGAGGTGGCACGGGAGCTGTTCCGCCAGGTCCTGGAGGCCGTGCGGCACTGCACCAGCTGCGGGGTCCTTCACAGGGACCTAAAACCAGAGAACATCCTGGTTGACCTGGCCACCGGCCAGGCCAAATTGATTGATTTTGGCTGCGGCACCCACCTGCAAGACACAGCCTACACCCGCTTTGCAG GAACACCATCGTACAGCCCACTGGAATGGAACCGTTTTGGCTGGTACTACGGCGAGGCAGCGACCGTCTGGTCCCTGGGCATCGTGCTGCACCAGATGGTCTGCGGGCAGCACCCGTTCCCGAAGGGCCGGAACATCAGCTGGGGCCAGCTGTCGCTCCCACAACGGCTCTCTCAAG ACTGCAAGGAGCTGATCAGATGGTGTCTGTCCCTGCACTCCTTGGACAGGCCCTCATTAGAAGACCTGTCCTGTGATCCTTGGCTGCAGCATATTCATCATCCGTAG
- the LOC116437152 gene encoding serine/threonine-protein kinase pim-1-like isoform X3 has translation MPGRAMRPARPRPRAGLRPPRPRASRRGLASARLLPYWRWRCWAGISACLLGSIASLWPRLARLRPRPRPRPRRRPRLLPGPAEDTDGAAAPAASAAPSPVRALPLGSAAPAPEPPVSPSKEATSGDTRPGAVEEQPGAVSGPGPSADSRVSPAGKAQQGLTERYRVAIKRVPRNRIRHWGELPDGTSAPLEVVLLDKVSTGFPGVVQLLEWLELPNNVVLVMERPEHSEDLLHFIRAQGFLSEEVARELFRQVLEAVRHCTSCGVLHRDLKPENILVDLATGQAKLIDFGCGTHLQDTAYTRFAGTPSYSPLEWNRFGWYYGEAATVWSLGIVLHQMVCGQHPFPKGRNISWGQLSLPQRLSQDCKELIRWCLSLHSLDRPSLEDLSCDPWLQHIHHP, from the exons ATGCCAGGCCGGGCCATgcgcccggcccgcccccggccccgggcggggctgcgccctccccgcccccgggcGTCCCGCCGCGGTCTCGCCTCCGCCCGGCTCTTGCCCTACTGGCGGTGGCGCTGCTGGGCGGGCATCAGTGCCTGCCTCTTGGGCAGCATTGCCAGCCTCTGGCCTCGGCTGGCCCGActccggccccggccccggccccggccccggcgccggccccggctcctcccgggACCCGCCGAGGACACAGAcggcgcggccgctcccgccgcgtCCGCGGCCCCTTCCCCGGTCCGAGCTCTTCCGCTCGGCAGCGCGGCCCCCGCCCCCGAGCCGCCGGTGTCCCCTTCGAAAGAGGCAACATCTGGGGATACCCGGCCCGGGGCGGTTGAGGAGCAGCCGGGGGCCGTTTCTGGCCCCGGGCCGAGCGCTGACAGCCGCGTCTCGCCGGCAGGGAAGGCGCAGCAGGGCCTGACGGAGCGCTACCGG GTGGCCATCAAACGGGTGCCACGGAACCGCATCCGTCATTGGGGCGAGCTG CCCGACGGCACCAGCGCACCACTCGAGGTCGTGCTGCTGGACAAGGTGTCCACCGGCTTCCCTGGTGTGGTGCAGCTCCTCGAGTGGCTCGAGCTCCCCAACAACGTGGTGCTGGTGATGGAGCGGCCGGAGCACTCTGAGGACCTGCTTCATTTCATTCGAGCGCAGGGCTTCCTGTCCGAGGAGGTGGCACGGGAGCTGTTCCGCCAGGTCCTGGAGGCCGTGCGGCACTGCACCAGCTGCGGGGTCCTTCACAGGGACCTAAAACCAGAGAACATCCTGGTTGACCTGGCCACCGGCCAGGCCAAATTGATTGATTTTGGCTGCGGCACCCACCTGCAAGACACAGCCTACACCCGCTTTGCAG GAACACCATCGTACAGCCCACTGGAATGGAACCGTTTTGGCTGGTACTACGGCGAGGCAGCGACCGTCTGGTCCCTGGGCATCGTGCTGCACCAGATGGTCTGCGGGCAGCACCCGTTCCCGAAGGGCCGGAACATCAGCTGGGGCCAGCTGTCGCTCCCACAACGGCTCTCTCAAG ACTGCAAGGAGCTGATCAGATGGTGTCTGTCCCTGCACTCCTTGGACAGGCCCTCATTAGAAGACCTGTCCTGTGATCCTTGGCTGCAGCATATTCATCATCCGTAG